In a genomic window of Glycine max cultivar Williams 82 chromosome 13, Glycine_max_v4.0, whole genome shotgun sequence:
- the LOC100778540 gene encoding SNARE superfamily protein, whose translation MASNLQMSPQVEQIHGEIRDNFRALANGFQKLDKIKDANRQSNQLEELTDKMRECKRLIKEFDREIKDEEGRNPPEVNKQLNDEKQSMIKELNSYVALRKTYMNTIGNKKLELFDNGAGVSVPTAEENVQLASEMSNQELINAGTKTMDETDQAIERSKQVVHQTIEVGTQTAATLKGQTEQMGRIVNELDSIQFSIKKASQLVKEIGRQVATDKCIMLFLFLIVCGVIAIIVVKIVHPNNKDIRDIPGLAPPVPTRRLLYARSGDHLD comes from the exons ATGGCCTCCAACTTGCAGATGAGCCCTCAGGTGGAGCAGATCCACGGTGAAATTCGCGACAACTTTCGAGCCCTCGC AAATGGCTTTCAGAAGCTGGATAAGATTAAAGATGCCAATAGACAAAGTAATCAGCTGGAAGAACTCACGGACAAGATGAGGGAGTGCAAAAG GTTGATAAAGGAGTTTGATCGTGAGATTAAAGACGAAGAGGGAAGAAATCCCCCAGAAGTGAATAAGCAGCTCAATGATGAAAAGCAATCAATG ATTAAGGAGCTAAACTCATATGTGGCATTGAGAAAAAC GTACATGAATACCATTGGAAATAAAAAACTGGAACTTTTTGACAATGGAGCAGGAGTAAGCGTACCTACAGCTGAAGAAAATGTTCAACTGGCATCAG AAATGTCAAATCAAGAACTTATCAATGCTGGGACGAAGACGATGGATGAAACTGACCAGGCAATTGAGAGATCTAAGCAG GTTGTACATCAAACAATTGAAGTTGGCACCCAAACTGCTGCTACCTTGAAAGGCCAA ACTGAACAAATGGGTCGTATTGTTAATGAGCTTGATTCAATTCAGTTCTCAATTAAGAAGGCTTCCCAACTTGTTAAGGAGATTGGTAGACAG GTAGCTACTGACAAGTGCATCATGCTTTTTCTGTTCCTTATTGTCTGTGGTGTAATTGCCATTATTGTGGTGAAG ATTGTGCATCCCAACAACAAAGATATTAGGGATATCCCAGGGTTGGCACCTCCAGTTCCCACCAGGAGGCTTTTGTATGCAAGGAGTGGAGATCACCTTGATTAA
- the LOC100779948 gene encoding probable sugar phosphate/phosphate translocator At1g48230 — MMNKTLLLTYFYLFIYILLSSGVILYNKWVLSPKYFNFPLPISLTMIHMGFSGAVAFFLVRVFKVVTPVKMTFEIYATCVIPISAFFASSLWFGNTAYLHISVAFIQMLKALMPVATFLVAVMCGTDKARCDVFFNMLMVSVGVVISSYGEIHFNVVGTVYQVTGIFAEALRLVLTQVLLQKKGLSLNPITSLYYIAPCSFVFLSVPWYLLEKPVMEVSQIQFNFWIFFSNALCALALNFSIFLVIGRTGAVTIRVAGVLKDWILIALSTVIFPESTITGLNIIGYAIALCGVVMYNYIKVKDVRASQSPNEIIPDGITKDWKFEKRSSDFYVPDNVSNNGGSGGGNGSLSDMNIDEEAPLISSRVSHIGRMQLANHATGK; from the exons ATGATGAACAAAactcttctcctcacttatttCTACTTGTTCATCTACATTTTGCTTTCTTCTGGAGTCATTTTGTACAACAAG TGGGTTTTGTCTCCAAAGTACTTTAACTTTCCGCTTCCCATATCACTCACCATGATTCACATGGGCTTTTCTGGGGCAGTGGCATTTTTTCTTGTCCGGGTCTTTAAG GTTGTCACTCCTGTTAAAATGACATTTGAAAT ATATGCTACTTGCGTGATACCAATAAGTGCCTTCTTTGCATCAAGTCTTTG GTTTGGTAACACAGCTTATTTGCATATTTCTGTGGCTTTTATCCAGATGCTCAAAGCTCTGA TGCCTGTGGCAACATTCCTCGTGGCTGTTATGTGTGGCACTGACAAAGCAAGGTGTGATGTGTTCTTCAACATGTTGATGGTCAGTGTTGGAGTTGTCATTTCCTCCTACggagaaattcattttaatgtaGTCGGTACAGTTTATCAGGTCACTGGCATCTTTGCTGAAGCTTTAAGACTGGTCTTAACACAAGTCCTTTTACAGAAGAAGGGCTTGAGTTTAAATCCTATTACAAGCTTATATTACATAGCTCCATGCAG TTTTGTGTTTCTCTCTGTGCCCTGGTACCTGCTGGAAAAGCCTGTTATGGAAGTTTCACAGATTCAGTTCAATTTTTGGATCTTCTTTTCCAATGCTCTATGTGCTCTAGCCTTgaatttttccattttcttagTAATTGGTAGAACTGGGGCCGTAACCATACGGGTTGCTGGAGTGCTCAAGGACTGGATATTAATAGCCCTTTCGACTGTTATATTTCCAGAGTCTACAATAACTGGGCTGAATATAATTGGCTATGCTATTG CACTATGTGGAGTTGTGATGTACAATTACATAAAGGTTAAGGATGTCCGAGCCTCTCAATCACCAAATGAAATTATTCCAGATGGAATCACAAAG GACTGGAAATTCGAGAAGAGGTCATCTGATTTTTATGTGCCTGATAATGTTAGTAACAATGGGGGAAGTGGTGGAGGCAATGGTTCTCTTTCTGATATGAACATTGATGAAGAAGCACCGCTAATTTCTTCAAGGGTGTCTCATATTGGACGTATGCAGCTAGCCAACCATGCAACAGGAAAATGA